The genome window GGGCCGTTCCAGATCACCGTCTTGGCCTTCTTGACGATATCCGCATACAGAGCGGCCGTCTTGGGACCGATGTCGAAGCCTTCGTAGTCGTCCGGGATCTTGCCGGCATCGACGACCTGCTTGTTGCAGGTCCCCTTGAAGTCGTCGCCGCAGTGGGTGTCGACCGGCAGCACGATCTTATCGCCAGCCTTGGCCAGCAGGTCCTTCGCCAGTTCCACCCGATCGGCCTCGAGGAAGCTCTTGCCGATCTGGCCCCCCTGGGCCTTCGAAAAGGTGTAGGCCATCGCCCCGCCGATCAGGATCTTGTCGCAGATGCCGATCAGGTTGTTGATGACGTTGATCTTATCGGAGACTTTCTTGCCGCCGATGATCGCCACGAACGGCCGCTCGGGCTTGGCAATCGCGTCGCTGAGGTACTTGATCTCCTTCTCGACGAGAAAGCCGGAGACCTTGGGCTTCGAGCCCATCGCCTGCGGGGCGTAGTACATCGAGACGTCGTTGCGGTGGCAGGTGCCGAAGGCGTCGTTGCAGTAGACGTCGCCGAAGGCCGCGAGGGCTTCCGCGAACTTGGTGTCCCCCTTCTGCTCACCCTTCTGGAACCGGACGTTCTCAAGGACCAGGACGTCCCCATCCTTGAGGGCGGCGACCTTGGCCTTGGCGTCGTCCCCGACGGTGTCGCTGGCGAAGGCGACCGGCTTGCCGAGGAGTTCGCTGAGGCGGGCGGCGGCCGGCTTGAGGGTGAACTTCTCATCCCCCGCTTCCCCCTTGGGGCGGCCGAGGTGGCTCATGAGGATCAGCTTGCCGCCGCGGTCGACGACCGACTTGATCGAGGGGAGGGCCATGCGGATCCGGCGGTCGTCGGTGATCTGCCCCTTGTCGTCCTGGGGAACGTTGAAGTCCACCCGCATCAGCACCCGCTGCCCCTTCACATCGACTTGCGCAATCGTCCGCTTGGCCATGGAACCGTTTCCGAAAAGTGGTCTGCAAAATCGAACCGGACCGGGCGACGCATCGCCGTCCGCTGATGTTCACGCCGGGCCATCCCGCCGCGAGACGGGGCGAATGCTAGAAAAGCCCCAGCGGTGTTCCAAGGGACGCGAGCGGGCCGGCAAGCCGCTGCGGCTTGACGGGGGAATTCGGTTAAACACCAAGGCACGAAGGAGGCACCAAGAACACAAAGGGGCTCTGCCTGTGCCATGCCGACCGTTCCTGCGCCGGCTTCGTTCCTTCTTGGTGTTCTTGGTGCGATCTTTGTGCCTTTGTGTTTAATCCCCTTTTCTCTCCACCTTGGCAGCGAGGGCAGTCCTGAGCTCCTGAACCCGTTCCAGGACCACTCCTTCGGGAGGGTGTTCCAGGACCCAGTCGGCCGCCGCGAGCCCGTCGGCGTAGCGGCCGAGGTTGTAGCACAGGATCGCTTTCATGATCTGGTCCTGACCGCTCTCGGGGCGGAACGCCAGGATCGCTTCCACGTATCGCAGAGTTGCCTCGGCGTCCCCCTTGCGGTTCGCCACGCCGATCAGGTTGCGGCACATCCGCTCGATGATCTGTCGCGGCGTCTGCGGGGCGAGGTATTCGTCGTCCCAGTCGTCGGTCCGCCCGCCGGTCACGCGGACCTGGGCCTCCTTGATCGAGAGCGGCGCTCCGCGGTCGAAGACGTCGATGAGCTGCGGCTCCCCTTCCGACGGGACGTACCGCGTGACGTAGTGCCCGGGCAGCCCGACCCCTTCGACCTTCAGCCCGACCCGCTCGGCGACGCTCATATAGACGACCGACAGTGTGATCGGCAGTCCTTCGCGGTCGTCGAGCACTTCGTTGAGATAGCTGTTCGAGGCGGAGTCGTAGTTGACCCGGCTACCATGAAAACTCTGCTCCTCGAAGAGGAACTTGTGGAGCACCGCGAGCTTGTCCGCCGGCGATGACGCCGCTTCGATCCGCGGCTTCAGCTCCGCCGAGAGGTCGTCGACGAGGCGGACGTAGTAGTCGACATCGAGCTCCGGGTTGTCGAGGGCCGAGATGAGGAGCGCCGCCCGGAGGAGGTGCGTCGTGCCATGCTCGGAGTCGAGCGCGGCCGCGAGGTCCTTCCGGACACGTGACGCGTGAACCGCCCGGGCGAGTTGCCGGACCCGCTCCGCCTGCCGCTGAAGCCGCTGAGCCTCTTGTTCCAGGAGTCGCCGCGAGTCGCCCGTCAGGGCCCCGGCCGCTTCGACCTGCGCGCCCGTCGGCGGCTGGTCGGCGTGGATCGATCGGGTGATCTCCTCGAGCCTGGCGAGGACATCCGGGGAGGGCCGCTCGTCGACGATCTTCTCCGCCAGCGAAAAATTCTTGAAGCGGGCGGTCGTGTGGCGGAACTTGGCGAGCCCCGCCTTCCCATCGCTCCATTTGAACGGGGAGGGGTGCGCGTCCGTGACCGGCGTGTCCCCCTTGAATTCGAACACCTGCTCGCCGTTGCAGAAACAGACGATCCGGTCCGCTTCGACCCGCACCTTGAGGTTGTTCCAGTCGTTCGGGCGGTACGCGGCGACCGGTTCGTCCCAGATCACGTTCCAGTCGTAGACAACCGGGCCGTCGAAGCGGGAGAACCGGAGCTTGCCGCTGCTGGGATAGAAGCCGTAGTGCCGCTGCCCGTCGTAAAGGAAAACAAGCCCCGCGGCCCCGTCCTCTTCGTCCATGCTCACTGTCACTGCGACCTCGTACGGGACCGCCGGGGGAGCGCCCTTGGAGACGCACAGCGATCGGCCGCCGAAGCCCGAGGGCATTCCCGAGGCCTTGATCGTCCCCGCTCGCTGCGACCAGTTGACGTCAGCCGGGGCGTCCCACTGCTGCGGACTCAGCCGGCCGATCGTCAGCCAGCGGGACATTGGAATCGGACTCGGCTTCTCCAGGAGCGGTTTGAGGGCATTGACCGGGACCGCGTAGCCAAGGTTCTCGGTCACCAGGGACTTGAGCGTCAGCAGTCCGTGGACGCGTCCTTCGAGGTCGAGCAGCGGACCACCGCTGTTTCCCCGCTCGATCGGGATCGCGAGCTGGATCATCGTGCGGCCGTCGACTTCTTTCCGCAGTCCCGAGACGACGCCGGTCACGACGCTGTGCTCCAGGCCTTCGGGGTTGCCGATCGCGACGACCGGCTGGCCCTGCACGAGCGTTTCCGAGTCTCCGAGTTCGAGGGCCGGGAGTCCCTCGGCCTTGATCTTGAGGACGGCCAGATCGAGGTCACGTTCGTGGGCTTGGATGCTTTCGACGGGGTAGCTCTTGCCGTCGACCGTGCGGACCGTGATGGGCCTTGCCTCGCCGATGACGTGGCTGTTGGTCGCGATCAGTCCGTCCTGGCGGACGACGAAGCCGGTGCCGACCCCTTCGGTGGAGCCTTCCCGTCCGGCGAAGGAGACGACGACAACGGACTTCCGCACTTTCTGGACGAGTTCGGCGACGTTGATGAGGGCGGGGGCTTCGAGCTTGGCGGTCGCTTCCTGGGCCTGGAGCGCGGGTGCGGCCGAAGTGATCAGAACGGCAGTGAAAAGAGCTGGCCACCGCGGTGACATAACGTGACTCCGGGATCGCGGATGCGGGACGCCCGCACCATTAGAGCTAAAACCGCGCGCTCATCCCACCGGGTCCAGGGGTCACCCTGGTGGGGGGATGCAAGGGGGGCGACG of Planctomyces sp. SH-PL14 contains these proteins:
- a CDS encoding phosphoglycerate kinase, whose amino-acid sequence is MAKRTIAQVDVKGQRVLMRVDFNVPQDDKGQITDDRRIRMALPSIKSVVDRGGKLILMSHLGRPKGEAGDEKFTLKPAAARLSELLGKPVAFASDTVGDDAKAKVAALKDGDVLVLENVRFQKGEQKGDTKFAEALAAFGDVYCNDAFGTCHRNDVSMYYAPQAMGSKPKVSGFLVEKEIKYLSDAIAKPERPFVAIIGGKKVSDKINVINNLIGICDKILIGGAMAYTFSKAQGGQIGKSFLEADRVELAKDLLAKAGDKIVLPVDTHCGDDFKGTCNKQVVDAGKIPDDYEGFDIGPKTAALYADIVKKAKTVIWNGPMGVFEMPPFDVGTKAVAQALADSDCVSIIGGGDSAAAIEQFGLADKVSHVSTGGGASLEMLEGKKFGAVEILDEA
- a CDS encoding transglutaminase family protein → MSPRWPALFTAVLITSAAPALQAQEATAKLEAPALINVAELVQKVRKSVVVVSFAGREGSTEGVGTGFVVRQDGLIATNSHVIGEARPITVRTVDGKSYPVESIQAHERDLDLAVLKIKAEGLPALELGDSETLVQGQPVVAIGNPEGLEHSVVTGVVSGLRKEVDGRTMIQLAIPIERGNSGGPLLDLEGRVHGLLTLKSLVTENLGYAVPVNALKPLLEKPSPIPMSRWLTIGRLSPQQWDAPADVNWSQRAGTIKASGMPSGFGGRSLCVSKGAPPAVPYEVAVTVSMDEEDGAAGLVFLYDGQRHYGFYPSSGKLRFSRFDGPVVYDWNVIWDEPVAAYRPNDWNNLKVRVEADRIVCFCNGEQVFEFKGDTPVTDAHPSPFKWSDGKAGLAKFRHTTARFKNFSLAEKIVDERPSPDVLARLEEITRSIHADQPPTGAQVEAAGALTGDSRRLLEQEAQRLQRQAERVRQLARAVHASRVRKDLAAALDSEHGTTHLLRAALLISALDNPELDVDYYVRLVDDLSAELKPRIEAASSPADKLAVLHKFLFEEQSFHGSRVNYDSASNSYLNEVLDDREGLPITLSVVYMSVAERVGLKVEGVGLPGHYVTRYVPSEGEPQLIDVFDRGAPLSIKEAQVRVTGGRTDDWDDEYLAPQTPRQIIERMCRNLIGVANRKGDAEATLRYVEAILAFRPESGQDQIMKAILCYNLGRYADGLAAADWVLEHPPEGVVLERVQELRTALAAKVERKGD